From Odontesthes bonariensis isolate fOdoBon6 chromosome 21, fOdoBon6.hap1, whole genome shotgun sequence, a single genomic window includes:
- the LOC142370785 gene encoding NLR family CARD domain-containing protein 3-like: MDQCEDTKTSLCGEHESRSKAQRNQPGPEPKPGPEPEPEPGPGPEPEPGPEPEPEPEPGPEPEPEPEPEPEPGSAPEPAPEPEPEPEPEPEPEPEPEPEPEPEPEPSCVSMKSDRSKGRLIDFKAVQHSQPQRVDQQSSEGPSGPSAQQHQTQLDSIFMLLEDNMLTFVKEELKKMQKALSPDYPECLESQREGEDEEQRSSREALVKITVHFLRRMKQEELADRLQSKLVAAVCGRKVKCALKKKFQCVFEGIPKAGKPTLLNQIYTELYITEGGSGEVNDEHEVRQIEAASRKAGRAETSIRQEDIFKGPPGRDEPIRTVMTKGVAGIGKTVLTQKFTLDWAEGKANQDIHFMFPFTFRELNVLRERKFSLVELVHHFFTETKAAGICSFEQFQVVFIFDGLDECRLPLDFHSKEPLADATEPTSVDVLLTNLIRGELLPSARLWITTRPAAANQIPAGCVGMVTEVRGFTDPQKEEYFRKRFRDSEQASRIISHIQTSRSLHIMCHIPVFCWITATVLEDVLDTREGAELPSTLTEMYIHFLVVQAKVKKLKYDGGAETDPHWSPESRKMIESLGKLAFEQLQKGNLIFYESDLTECGIDISAASVYSGVFTQIFREERGLCQEKVFCFIHLSVQEFLAALHVHLTFINSGLNLMGEEEETTYFWSTIFYKPNLKYLHQISVDKALESPNGHLDLFLRFLLGLSLQTNQRLLRGLLTQTGSSSQTNQRLLRGLLTQTGSSSQTNQETVRYIKKKISENLAAERSINLFHCLNELNDRSLVEQIQQALSSGRLSTDKLSPAQWSALVFILLSSGKHLDVFDLEKYSASEEALLRLLPVVKASNKAVLSGCNLSERSCAALSSALSSQSSSLTQLDLSNNNLQDSGVKQLSVGLQSPNCNLEALSLSGCLITEEGCASLVSALTSNPSHLRELDLSYNHPGDSAVKQLSAGLEDPQWRLDTLRVEPAGERWLTPGLRKCECVLHLIPVNSHSTQTQ, translated from the exons atggatcagtgtgaggacactaaaacctctctgtgtggggaacatgagagccggagcaaagctcagag gaaccaacctggacctgaacctaaacctggacctgaacctgaacctgaacctggacctggacctgaacctgaacctggacctgaacctgaacctgaacctgaacctggacctgaacctgaacctgaacccgaacctgaacctgaacctggatCTGCACCTGAACCTGCACCTGAACccgaacctgaacctgaacctgaacctgaacctgaacctgaacctgaacctgaacctgaacctgaacctgaacccagctgtgtgtccatgaaGAGCGACAGGTCAAAGGGTCGTCTTATTGACTTTAAAGCAGTCCAACATTCACAGCCTCAGAG agtggaccagcagagctcagagggtcccagtggtccgtctgcccagcagcatcaaacacagctggactccatatttatg ctgctggaggacaacatgctcacttttgtgaaggaggagctgaagaagatgcagaaggctctgagtccagattacccagaatgcttagagagtcagagggagggtgaggatgaagagcagaggagcagcagagaggcattagtgaagatcacagttcacttcctgaggagaatgaagcaggaggagctggctgaccgtctgcagagca aacttgttgctgcagtttgtgggcgtaaagttaaatgtgctctgaagaagaagttccagtgtgtgtttgaggggattcctaaagcaggaaagccaacccttctgaatcagatctacacagagctctacatcacagagggagggagcggagaggtcaatgatgaacatgaggtcagacagattgaagcagcatccaggaaagcaggcagagcagaaacatccatcagacaagaagatatctttaaaggcccacctggaagagatgaaccaatcagaacagtgatgacaaagggagtggctggcattgggaaaacagtcttaacacagaagttcactctggactgggctgaaggcaaagccaaccaggacatccacttcatgtttccattcactttcagagagctgaatgtgctgagagagagaaagttcagcttggtggagcttgttcatcacttctttactgagaccaaagcagcaggaatctgcagctttgaacagttccaggttgtgttcatctttgacggtctggatgagtgtcgacttcctctggacttccacagcaaggagcccctggctgatgctacagagcccacctcagtggatgtgctgctgacaaacctcatcaggggggagctgcttccctctgctcgcctctggataaccacacgacctgcagcagccaatcagatccctgctggctgtgttggcatggtgacagaggtcagagggttcactgacccacagaaggaggagtacttcaggaagagattcagagattcagagcaggccagcaggatcatctcccacatccagacatcccgaagcctccacatcatgtgccacatcccggtcttctgctggatcactgctacagttctggaggatgtgttggacaccagagagggagcagagctgcccagcaccctgactgagatgtacatccacttcctggtggttcaggccaaagtgaagaagctcaagtatgatggaggagctgagacagatccacactggagtccagagagcaggaagatgattgagtctctgggaaaactggcttttgagcagctgcagaaaggaaacctgatcttctatgaatcagacctgacagagtgtggcatcgatatctcagcagcctcagtgtactcaggagtgttcacacagatctttagagaggagagagggctgtgccaggagaaggtgttctgcttcatccatctgagtgttcaggagtttctggctgctcttcatgtgcatctgaccttcatcaactctggactcaacctgatgggagaagaagaagaaacaacctATTTTTGGTCAACAATATTTTACAAACCTAATCTAAAATATCTCCATCAGATTTCTGTGGACaaggccttagagagtccaaatggacacctggacctgttcctccgcttcctcctgggtctttccctgcagaccaatcagaggctcctacgaggcctgctgacacagacaggaagtagctcacagaccaatcagaggctcctacgaggcctgctgacacagacaggaagtagctcacagaccaatcaggaaacagtccgttacatcaagaagaagatcagtgagaatctggctgcagagagaagcatcaatctgttccactgtctgaatgaactgaatgatcgttctctggtggagcagatccaacaggccctgagttcaggacgtctctccacagataaactgtctcctgctcagtggtcagctctggtcttcatcttactgtcatcaggaaaacatctggatgtgtttgacctggagaaatactctgcttcagaggaggctcttctgaggctgctgccagtggtcaaagcctccaacaaagctgt ACTGAgcggctgtaacctctcagagagaagctgtgcagctctgtcctcagctctcagctcccagtcctccagcctgacacaactggacctgagtaacaacaacctgcaggattcaggggtgaagcagctgtctgttggacTGCAGAGTCCAAACTGTAACCTGGAAGCTCTCAG cctgtcaggctgtctgatcacagaggaaggctgtgcttctctggtctcagctctgacctccaacccctcccatctgagagagctggacctgagctacaaccatccaggagacTCAGCAGTGAAGCAGCTCTCAGCTGGACTGGAGGATCCACAGTGGAGGCTGGACACTCTCAG ggtggagcctgctggagaacgatggctgacaccagggctgaggaagtgtgagtgtgttcttcatctgattcctgtcaactcacattcgacacaaacacagtga